ttaagTGAAGGACTTCTtctgctaatgagctcttggagcttctagaatcttccttgtcttgttggttaggtttggagtgcagaaactgaaggagaaagaaggccaagaagcatggaattgatgaagaacataaagaggattgaaaagaggagtttcagaagccaaaaagtcattttcaagtgagcttgagcgcctaggcgctgggggatgggcgcctaggcgccaattagtccagagagcatgttttctaagtgcaattggcgctcaggcgctctgaattggcgcctgagcgcccagtctcGACCAGTTAgcctttaaataggctttttgccatttcttttgtaacttttgtcatttttatcattttgtttcataagttagaagagagagcttgagttctgaagctttgggagctttccctaggtctcatgttccaggtttcatctttattttctagcatggatttcatagccatgtttggctaaacacctttttgctttgggttccttgtaagactcttgatgttttaatcttatctcctttttcttcacatgaatcctctgagtaaacacttgaattccatatctatgctttatgtttcaagttagatcatgagctagctttatgcttttctataatataatggaaatttgttatagattagggacatgatatgggattacctcttctatgcttgctactaggaatagagtaggggttggggtttgttggcctgaattgcatgcttagtgcctttagcaaatgtttaggttgtcaaggaattgaacctatcttttgactttagaggattgtctatacaaggcattgatagatgattacataggctataacatcaaggagagactcggaatttttgtgggaagaataggttaatttaaaactgatttagttaagcaagaacccaaggcaagatcaccattgttatcacacacttacatttcttaagtttgtcactcaatcacttgaacaatcaacccttaaaactgaattttatttgctttccaaccgtgaactcgaatcttaaactgaattgccacaccaattccctgtggttcgataatttaaaaccgggtgaattccgtacacttgcggattaaccaacagaacactataggaataaattccaaaaaccttcaagaggaatataagaatttctcttattcattttcatgacaagcgtttcggcACGAAACCCTGGGTTGTAcaaacgtcaaattccaatactcggaagtttgccgaaactaaatcgctgatagttcaagaaacctaaaatcaacgggcgatgaagactttttctattcggagcttcaaacgaagattccacacgcttacacccatttctcttgatgtttccaatctttcttcagaacgaagttttctcatccgacatcaactgcaaaaagtagtttttcgggttaaatcgatttacaccgactttggatcgtttgctttaattccaagaaacctgtttcgagttctggaattctgtcgccagaacctatcttagaattcacagaggaatgcgcaggaaaaatcggaatcgcgaaataatcattttcccgcattttccctttcctataaataggtggaaaaatgaaaaaaaatcaaaaaaaatccacccaaaaacccaagggaggccgcgagcttggaggagaagtgattttcgccgttttttgcctgatcgttgcaccgttcgttgctacgcgtagacatcgaggtatagatgctatctcttacttctgatcgtcaattctgtcgcttttctctatgtctttatgtgctcaaagttttgagctttttgtaaaactgtccagataacttgattttagtgtctaaacatcttccctacgtacCCTAGAGTACTTCTAGCAGATTacattttgtcgaatgtcgccgaaatgccgccggaattcatttctgtaggaaatacccatttttggctaaagtttcaacctttggactgaaaactcatgacttagcttagtgctagtaggattagtcatcataaacgtcgttgttgacgtccccattcaatttgtttttcaaaattccaattttgaaattctgagctgaaaatagtgaccaaaatacccctacgacagttttcgatccgataatttttctgagactttccctggcctagatatcgcctaagaatacctaggaattaaattagatcgaagtaaaagttcgggaagccctattttgatagtttgggtctgtatgacctgagttatagcgtagctctctccgttgtcgaaattttggcgttggtttcgtgtcattccgagttctgtagctcgagttatgcacgttttagcgaataaagtgtttttgtacaaaacttgaatcgagtcaaaactcatccattcggggaaagcccttccattcgtgcctaaatgttgtactctgaagcttcttgagctttgtcgaacattagttaggattgtttcgactatatcgacttgttttgattcattattgatttgtttgctcaaaggttcaattgtggaaactttgggattgactgaacaagcttgtgaaggagacctacaccgcgagactggaacaactcgaggttagggcaacttacttactagctatggatttataggcgtcgataaattcgacttgaatattgcttgatattgaatattgcttgatattgaatattgcttggatattgtttaacGCTTTATGGAAAGAatattttctggaggcttcggccgagtgaacttatatgagacgtgtgtctccgttttttgAGAGGCTtaggccgtttactggtttctgtcttatgattcccgcaccgtattattgttgcatcgctctttagagctgaatattgttaaattgatatcgaattgtgcgtgttgacgcgaatgcggagcgtaggacatttgaattgattttgttgatctttcgggttgagaggaaaccctaggcaggtcctaacctgaggtctgagatctagccctctttgaaatacttagaattttcccggggattatatttgggggatttgggaaactttgaatagtaaGAATTTGAAACTTGGgaacttatggaacttggatttcgataataaacctcataattcgattaactcaacttgaaatgctttgattaattaacgagacctttaggaaaatttaagacttggaaatgattgtgaaaaacgggaaatagtcgaaaagccttgaacttgagatgatttgatggtcgtcacggggatgaaccatagtgaccatggaaatgtcactgagtgcaatatgtactccggcttttcacagcctagttTCAAAGACGACTTGACCTTCTGGTccttttaaattgagatttgtggttaaactcgtacatgtgaggacgattcgatgtttggttaaccctattgcattatgcatacgtttggggtttgggacggtcaaaagactgggccttcacgaataacaccaagagtgtatcttcgactttgcggcgcgaatccatatgtccaaacccgacgggttggaccgattcagcAATAATTGTTTGACACGCGCgagtccgtatattcaatccgatggattggatcgattcggcggcaGTAACttaggcacgcgtgagtccgtacatTCAAtctgatggattggatcgattcagcgatcgccattttaactcgcgtgagtccgtatattcaatccgatggattggatcgattcagcgataacctttcgacacgcgcggatccgtatgttcaatcgaTGGactggatcgattcggcgatagtcattggacgcgcgcaatgtccgtatgttcgactctattgagtgaaccgacttggcgttgtcatttgttgcgtgtgcgagtctgtatgttcaacccgatgggttggatcgacttgacatgcctatttgttgggatcatcttttgagttgacattgcatgcatacatgcacccttattgaattgttgagtaattgtttattgaactgttgagatagcagatatcaaattgtttattagagccttgataacatgctaagtagaTAGGCAAATGAGaacctatataagtatataccccctttTTCGCATGCtatttgtatatctattgtattccgtgagttgaccctagcgccttggctttggttgcatgtttgtgtttgggcggtcggcctgctgccagacgtccgtcagtcgattcgtgacgaatcgtcactcgaggaggatcaggagcgtaatgactattactgaagctttcgacgaggacccggactgaatgcatgaccagatgagggtcgatgatggaagtatagggtatgggtgtttagagcctactaaggttgggtgttagtgtcatagctctgattcgtcatttgtacttttgggacagggtagtgtCCGATAGATTGCTTTCaggtgtggttctccgtagatgggaatcgcatggagtagtcggacgtaggaagtctttttggaggccgttttgggctgacttactttcttggaagactgtatttataaaattcatgactctatctatgggtcgcacttgtttgccgttgggcaatacctttagttacttgatgttactttccgtcacttgaggacactcgtgacgatgttttagttgcagcgagggctgtgcttgtattgtatattaatcgttgttaatcgcgattgggttaagtctttatttcgacaagtcttttatttaaacaaaacaaaaaaaaataccagcTTTTCcgttgtattttatttttgagttactaaagtgacgccaccgaaatcggggtgttacagctttGGTGGAGGCGGCGACACAGCCTCGGCGAGACGAAGGCATGTAAGGGCGGTGACATCAGTACGAGAGTATGAAGCCCCATTTGGTTTTCATCACCCAGATATTGtgactgaaggtatgaaaaacgatagaagggggggggtttgaatagcgttttcaatctaaaacctttctcacttgagattttaacaaatctcttcaaacgccaaagataaaagtgctaagataagagttgaggaaagcacacaatgattttatcctggttcacttgataaatccctcaagctaatccagtccacccgttaaggtgatttcttccttcttagaatgaaggcaatccactaatcagagtttgttacaactgcacttgctacctgcaaagtgactaacaatacactgacttagctatcactaagattcactctcttagtcttctcaaggatccgaccaaccttggtctccttaaggaaacaCAAACAACTATTTGAAAGttttggtttacaaagaaatgcttctcagaaagctaatagtaaacacaataagtacaatgtgaagaaagattgcttaaaaGAATATTTGAATTTCGCGTGAGCTTGACAAAGTTTCTTCAGAcgacatctttcatcttcagcctctttatatactccaaggaattaggtttggaagtttgcatggcatgctaccgttggagggcagatctgggtttttcaggttctgctgtggctgaataagttaggtaaggtcgtcaggaatgatacaattgcttttgtactttggatagtgacatgacctttatcctagttgacttctgatcagagcgacgcttcatattggaacttgtgaagcttggtgatcagagtcagaaggaagcttggatcctctgatcgttgtaccttctgcttctggactcagaggagaagtacttggtcttcagagccagcttactcttggacttcagaatcttcactactcagcttctggaccttcagaacttctgatccttcagagcttctaatccttcagagcttctgatccttcagagcttttagtgaactgaatccatatcatagctttactatcttcagatcttctgaagcttgatctactgttcagattgaacttAGTAAGTGCTAAAGCGTtgcggaggttactctttgagcaaagtgcttctgaattatgtgaaataagaccagagtcatagcctgtcattagaacactcagaaaacaacgttagactatcataattgttcatacacaatagttaacatgtattCATCAAAACattgagttgtactactagatcaaaacttgatcttacagtgatATCATCAGCAGATTTTGAGGGGATCTAGACGCATAAAGATGATCCTGTGGTCGTAATGGTAAGAATCAACAGCTTTAATGTGCGAAGAGTTCTTTTGGACCAGGGAAGTTCTGCAGACATTATCTACGGCGATGCGTTCGATCAGTTGGGTTTAACAGACAAGGACTTGATGCCATACACTGGAACTCTGGTAGGTTTTTCAGGAGAGCAGGTCTGGGTGCGTGGCTACCTGGATTTAGACACGGTTTTTGGTGTTGATGAAAACGCCAAGCTTCTGCGTGTAAGGTATTTGGTATTACAGGTCGTGGCATCATACAGTGTCATTATTGGACGGAACACGCACAACCGTCTTTGCGCGGTGATTTCAACGGCTCACCTGGCGTTCAAGTATCCACTAATATGCGGAAAGGTGGGAAAAATCGTGCTCGGTCAGAGGAGAGCAAGGGAGTGCTATAACAACTGCCTTAGCTTGTATGGAAAGAAGGGGGTCGGCGAGGGTCACAGGTGCCACGAGATTGAGATCTTAGAGGGCGATCAAGATGCTCGGGCGTGCAGGATGAGGGGCGAAACAGACCAGGAAGGTTGGAGCAAATGATCAATCGAAAGATAGAAAGATTGAGGAACAGCCAAGGTTAGAGAAGACCAGATGACATGATAGGAAGAGACGGACAATTCACATATGCACTTGCAGAGGAGCGCTAGGCGAACGTAATAGAGGGTTTGGAGAGGTATAAATTCAGCAGAGGCGTGCTAGCaatcgagcccaggctcacgaCCAATTAAGAAAGGCGCCTGGAAAAGCTAGTAGAGGACAATTTTGACGTCTTTAGTTGGAGTCAGAAGGATGTGACGCTTTGGGGGCTGCCAAGATTCAGGAAGCCGACTCTCTTGGGGACAGGCCAAGatgagaaaaaggaaaaaggggCAGTAATGCGAAGAATGGATCAGCGGAGTTTCTAGCGCGATGGCGGCGAACGAAGTGGTCACAAGGCCCTTGAGCAACCTCGAGAAAAGCCAAAGGTAGGGAAAAGGAGCCCAGCGTGCCGCCGAGCGGgtaagggaaaaggaaaagcaGGATATTGGAAACCATTAGGGACGGCAATTGTTAAACCTGGGGCAGCTAGGCGCGGCAAGCAGAGAAGCAAGATAGGTGAAGTCCTGCGCTACTGTGGGGCGAGCTGGCGAAGGGATCAACCCCGCAATGACAACGAGTGGGAGGCAAGCACATCGGGATAAAGGACGAGGTGCTCGGCGTGGTGCCCTGATCTGGGGGGGCCAAAGACAGGAGCAAGGTCTCGCCGAGGGAATTGAAGAActaggacaaaaataaagatgcactctttttctccaccacgggagttttttaacgaggcatccctcgaatgtaaaatctttttacaaatcaaatacaaaaaggaTATTTCCAAAAATACTCCTAGCTTGACTAAATTATCAtggtcgcccggtgggaaaaattccctgaaggtggcgatcccaacacgaccttgatgtttgGGGATCGCTCTGGAAAGTCTGGCGCGAACCGCTGCTACACGATTAGCAACTCAACCAAAATATCACGGTCGcatggtgggaaaaattccatgaaggtggcgatcccaacacgaccttgatgtctggggatcgctccggaaagttcAGTGTGAACCGCTGAttactcgttggcgatgtgtgcggataagttacttatcccaaaagccccttcgaaatatgggcgagaatcCAAAGCTAGGCTAAGTCTCGGGAAACCtacatggccattgggtcccgaGCATTCATAAGTCCTCGCCAAGACAAAACTGGCAAGGCCACaactgatcttacgggaaatacgATGTGAACAAAGCCTTGgttcaa
This portion of the Lotus japonicus ecotype B-129 chromosome 3, LjGifu_v1.2 genome encodes:
- the LOC130744021 gene encoding uncharacterized protein LOC130744021 → MVRINSFNVRRVLLDQGSSADIIYGDAFDQLGLTDKDLMPYTGTLVGFSGEQVWVRGYLDLDTVFGVDENAKLLRVRYLVLQVVASYSVIIGRNTHNRLCAVISTAHLAFKYPLICGKVGKIVLGQRRARECYNNCLSLYGKKGVGEGHRCHEIEILEGDQDARACRMRGETDQEGWSK